Proteins encoded by one window of Arachis ipaensis cultivar K30076 chromosome B04, Araip1.1, whole genome shotgun sequence:
- the LOC107639175 gene encoding uncharacterized protein LOC107639175 isoform X1, with protein sequence MTRSSDQSFFPSLDDMGARGVVGDKWSMRILWACALGSAAGLYMVAVERQKKNREKILAEALNMELGESNGKDV encoded by the exons ATGACAAGAAG TTCAGACCAAAGCTTCTTCCCTTCTCTTGATGACATGGGAGCTAGAGGAGTTGTCGGGGACAAGTGGTCCATGAGAATTCTTTGGGCTTGTGCTCTTGGAAGTGCTGCTG GCCTATATATGGTTGCTGTAGAGAGACAGAAGAAGAATAGGGAGAAGATCCTAGCCGAAGCTCTGAACATGGAATTAGGGGAAAGCAATGGCAAAGATGTCTGA
- the LOC107639175 gene encoding uncharacterized protein LOC107639175 isoform X2, translating to MGARGVVGDKWSMRILWACALGSAAGLYMVAVERQKKNREKILAEALNMELGESNGKDV from the exons ATGGGAGCTAGAGGAGTTGTCGGGGACAAGTGGTCCATGAGAATTCTTTGGGCTTGTGCTCTTGGAAGTGCTGCTG GCCTATATATGGTTGCTGTAGAGAGACAGAAGAAGAATAGGGAGAAGATCCTAGCCGAAGCTCTGAACATGGAATTAGGGGAAAGCAATGGCAAAGATGTCTGA